The region TTACACCAAAGTAAAAACAGGCCGTTTGGTGAGGGGACATGGATTTCTCCGCTGAACAGCCATTATTTATACTCGTTCCAAGGCTTCTAACATGATGATACTATTTCCTCGTATTACCACCATTCCAATATTGTTCTGTTGCCCACTAGTTGCCATCTCCACACATTCATCTATCACAAGATTCATAAAGGGATCAAATCCCCGCAATATTCCTTGGACATGTCTGCCACCATTTAATTTCAATGATAACTTCTTGTCCATAAATTTTTTCAATTCG is a window of Cynocephalus volans isolate mCynVol1 chromosome X, mCynVol1.pri, whole genome shotgun sequence DNA encoding:
- the LOC134367285 gene encoding small nuclear ribonucleoprotein G, whose product is MSKAHPPELKKFMDKKLSLKLNGGRHVQGILRGFDPFMNLVIDECVEMATSGQQNNIGMVVIRGNSIIMLEALERV